From the genome of bacterium:
GAACTTCATAGTCACGCCTTCAAAGTCTTTGATAATTGTTTCGTTTGGCGTTTGTTGAATGAGTTCGCCTGAAAAGCTCCTGCCGTCACTTCTTACGACAGTGTACGAAAATGCAACAGCGGGAACGATCAAAATGAGAAGGAAAATCCGGTGCAACATACGCACCTCCTTTGCACTAATTTTATCACTATCCGCAATAGGACCTTCACCATTCAAAACTTATATTTAATACGTGGTCGAAGATTGTGATTCCGATCCGGGTAGAATGTTATTCAGGTTACAAAAGCGAGGAGCGTCCGCTTCGGTTTACTCTGGGTGAACGGACCTTTGAAATCGTAGATATTGATGATCGCTGGTATTCGCCCGACGCCATCTACTTTCGCGTTAAGGCTGACGATGGAAATATCTATCTGCTTCGTCACGATGAAATCCAAGACTTTTGGAGCCTCGAAGCGTTTCGGTATCGATGATCGCCAGACAGGCCATACAATTTTTAAAATATGGGCCGGCGGGCCGTCGAGGCAAATCGAAGTTACGAAGGCAAGTGAAGTCTCGCCCTAAGCCTGGGTTTGAGGCTATTCAAGAAATAGGCACGCATTCGTTTGAACAGCCGATAGGAGCCCGTGTAATCGTAGACAATTTCGGTAGAGGCGGGAATATCTTTTATTGCCCTTACGATGATGTGAAGGATGTTATCAAACAGAACGCCCATGGATTCGCTATTCGGAGATTCGCTGTGGTTTGCGTAGCGAATCTCGTTTCCCTGGTTCAGCGCATCGATAACATGTTTTCTATAACTGAATGCTGAAGTTGGGTACCCAAAACAGTATTCATTGATGTTTCCGAAAATCAGATTTAATTTCCTGACCAGGCCGGTATATTCACCGATATACTCCCAGGCCGCGATGTCTTTTTCAGCAAAGAGTCCATACCCAATCGTTTCATCAATCCACCGGATGGAAACATCAGCGATATAGTGGCTCTCTATTTCTTTGGCATGTAGAGCCCCAAGCCAACGGCTATCTGTTCCAATGGAACCGGTCTCAAGGGCGTGAGAGCACTGCATTCTAATGCGCTCTGCCACTTTTTCATCCTGAAATTCGAGTTCCCAAAGATAGACAATTCCGGTGGCAGCCATGAATTGCTCTATGGTATAAACTTTGATCTCATTTTCTCCACGGCCTGCGAATTTTATGAAATGGGAGTCACTTTGTTTTTTTCGGGAAGTCTCGGGAGTGAATTGAGTCATCACATCGGCTCTCCATAACTGATACACGGGAACCGGCTTTTTCTCAAGTGGCCCGCTGTAACGGGATATGCGTTGCGTGATTTTTCTTTCTATATGATCATTTCAAATATGATCCACAGCGAAGATCGCGGCGCCGTAAGAGTTCTTCGGATGGAACATGGGAAGGTGCAAGCCTTCGATCTGGAATTGCTTTCCGATTTGATCGAAGCATTCCAGCAAGCGGAAACATCCTCCACAAAAGCCCTTGTCTTGACCGGAACGGGAAAAACCTTTTCGGCCGGAGTCGATCTATTCCGTGTATTGGAAGGAGGTCGTCTTTATCTGGAAACATTCTTGCCGAAATTGGATGAAATGCTGGAACGCGTTTTTCTATTCCCAAAGCCAGTCGTCTGCGCGATCAACGGACATGCCATTGCCGGCGGCTGTGTGCTTTCTTCCGCATGCGATTACAGAATGATGAGCAGCGAAGGGGGGCAGATTGGTGTTCCAGAATTGTTAGTTGGACTCCCTTTTCCATTGCTGCCCTTTGAGATTGTGCGCTTCAGCATGGCTCCGCAACATGTGCAACGCGTGATCTACACCGGAAAGACGTATTCACCGATAGAAGCACTTCAGGTTGGATTACTGGATGAAGTCACCGGATCGGAATCTCTGCTGCAGAATGCCTGCGAAGTTGCTGCACAATTCGGCGCCATTCCCTCTGTCTCCTTCCGCATTGTGAAAGAGCAACTGCGCAAACCGGTTCTGGATGGTGTGGCGCAATACTCAAATGACGCTCGGCTACTGGAGGGCTGGAGCAATCCCGAGATACACGGGGTTATCCGGCAATACTTGAATCGAACGATCAAAAACAAAACATAACAATTCGATTGTTAAGGGCAGGTCCGGAGACCCGCCCCAAGCAAATCATTTCTTCACTGTACGCGCGATGCTGATGCGGATGGCTCCGGAGCCGCCAAGAGTATCAATCGCTTGCACGGTGTACAGGCCAGCTATTGAAGGTGCAGCATCAAGACCGGAGAAAGTGGTTCCCTGAATGAGTGCGTCACCGGATCCGGCCAATGCGCCTGCGGGATTGAGAATTTTCACGCTAAGAGGTTTCACACTGCCTTCAACTACGACTGAAATTTCCTCAGTCATTGTATCGGCAAGAACTGTTGCGGTGGTCAATCCGCCGGGCAGTCCGCTCAATACGGCGGAAGTCGTCTGAGTTACAGAAGTCGTAAGGGGAGCGGATGCATCGGCGCTTGCCTGTTGGCTGCCTGGATCGATTTCGAAACCATCGATGTAAGCAACGCCGGTTTTGTATTTGATCAACAGCTCATGCTCACCATCACCGAGTCCATCGAACTTCACGGATGCGCCGAAGGTTGGCGTCTGTGTGGACCCGGCATAGGAAACAGTCTGGACAAGAGTTCCATCGATCAACACATCAGCGGTTCCGCCATTGCTGGATGTGGCGTAAAAATAAGTGATTTCATCTCCCTCAAACACAAGCCGCGCGGTCGGGTTTGTGTTCACGCCTTTGTTGGATCCAACACGGCGATGATAGATGCCGCTCGATGCGTTCGGATCATCATCGATGATGTGCCAGCCGTGACGATATTCGATGGCCGGATCATTGTCTTCAATGCGAATTGGTTGTGCGCGCAACACAGGTCCGGCGATTTGACGAATCACAATTCCATCAGCACGAGTTGCCGCAGCAGTTCCCTGTTCGCAATCCAAGCGACAGGTATCGACGCCCGCCGCCCAAAAGCCTTGCGCGAAATCGGGAGCATCTGCCGGCGGTACTTGAACGTCCAGGAAATCGAACATGCCCGCGCAACGTCCCGGCCCGCAATTACCCCGGTGAATCGGTTCGGCCGGATGATTTGCCGTTGTAAACACGAAAAGCGGATCTGCATCCAGCGCGTTTGTCGAAACAATTTGATACAGGTTCCACGGACGATTGGCATCCGCGCGATCCGCAACTGTTGTTCCGGGAAAATGAATTACGATTCTTCCTTCATCACCAGCATCAATGGTTGGGAAATTCACTTCCTGCACTCCTGGTGGTCCGATCATCAATGGATCGCTCCAGGTGCGGCCGTGATCCTTTGAAATCGCAAGATAAGGAAGCCGGTCATTTTCATCCCACCACGTCATATATAGATTGTCCGCAGCATCGATTGCTGTGGTGTTTTCATGCTCCGTTCCCGGCAAAGGAACGTCTTTGCTAACGAAAACACGTTGCCACGTCATTGCTCCATCTTCGGAGATGGAAATGCTAGGCCGGCCACAACGTCCCGCTGGAAGAAAAGCTCGTCCATTACTATCAGTGCGCAAGTGCGCGGTGAGGCCACCGCATAAACCGGGAACACCTTCGTGCGGTCCGGGTCCATCCAGATTGTCCGGTTCAACACCTGTATACGGGAAGCCTGCCTTGGTGAAAGTCAAACCGCCGTCAAAACTGCGCAAGCAGTTCGTAGTGATTACGGTGTTATAACAGACGTACACGACGTTCGGATATAACAGCATCAAAGGATCAACACCTCCAGCAGGCGGTCCGGTAAAAATTGTTTGATGATCCGTGACGGCCGGAGTGATGTCACAAACGATTGGATTGCGACTCCAGCTCGCGCCTTTGTCATCGGAGAAAAGCAACCACATACAATCCGCATCATATGTGTCCAGACTGAATACGCGACCAGTTTCAGTATCAACGTACACCATTGGATCGCCGTTCACTGGTGGTTCGCTCTTAAGAGGCGGCGGCAAGTCCGGTGAAACCCGCTCCCAACTCTTGCCACCATCACGGGAACGCATGACCAAAGTTCGCGGCAACACGAGTGCAACGCTATCAAATGAGGCCGCAGCATAGAACGCGGTGCCGTCCTTCGTTACTCCCAGTGTCGGCTCGGCCGCTTCGCGCCCAATATGATAAATCGCCGATTGCAAAGCCGGGCCGCTATACGGAACAGAAACATTTGGATTGCCATCGAAATCCGGCGTTACACCGCGCGGTACCCACGTGCCATGGTAAGCAGCCGGTGTGCTGGTCGGAACTGTAGCTTGAGGGGGCCTGAACGATGGATTGATGCGCGCCGGAAACGTTGACAGTGTGCCGTTCGGTGGATCCTGATCGGAGATGCGCTCGATCAAAAGTTCCCCATCGGCAAGTTTGATGTTTGCTGCTGGTATCGGGGCAGTTATGGCCGTTGGGTTCTCGGTGTTGGAAAGAAAAATCACGGCGATTGCTCCTGCAGCAGCTCCGTTGTTTGCAATTTGTGCGAAAAGCGCGGGCACGGGAGATGCTTCGGTGATTTTCACCAGCGCGATGCGTCCAGTCGCAGAGGCGGGCCAATCGGCCAGCGTTTTTCCATTGCGAACAAACACCGTGTACTGCGCCATAGAGCCCGGATGCGGATCCGGCGTTCCGTTCATGGGAAAGAGTCCGAGATTTTGCGGTTTGCCGGCTGCTGCGGTAAATCCGTTTGCCGGAATGACTGCGCCGGTTGCGTTACGATCGACAGTTGAAGGATCAAGCACATCAACCGACCATCGTTGCGCAAATGCCGGCGTTGCAACAATCGCGATGAACAATAAAAGTAAAAAACAATTCTTCGGTTTCATAAGCTCCTCTCCGGGGACTTCGATACATTCACTATGCTTCCCGCGCGGGGCAGGCATCAATGAGGGAAACACCCTAAAATTGAGTGTGAAAGTACCCCGAAGTAACGCGGACGTCCCGTCTGCGCATCTAAACGCAGGCGAGACGCCCGCGCTACTTTGTTTACATTTGCATGACTTACTAAGAAAACTTACAATTCACGTTCGATGGCGAAACCGACTCTGTTAACAGTGGATGATGATCCCGAGGTCTTGCGCTCGGTAGAAAGAGACTTGAAGCGGCACTACAGCGCGGACTTTCGCGTTCTGCGCGCCGAATCAGGCTCCGCGGCGTTGGAAATTTTGAAGCGGGTCAAAGAACGAAACGACACTGTGGCGCTCTTTCTTGTGGATCAAAGGATGCCACAAATGGACGGCGTCAGCTTTCTGGCGGAAGCCGTCAAAATTTTCCCGGATGCCAAACGCGCACTGCTCACCGCTTATGCGGACACGGATGCCGCCATTGCAGCGATCAACCGTGTTCACATTCATCAGTATCTTCTGAAACCGTGGGATCCGCCGGAAGAGAACTTTTATCCGATACTGGATGACTTGATCGAAGATTGGCACGCAAATTACAGACCGCCCTTTCAAGGGATTCGCGTTTTAGGGAATCGCTGGTCACCGCATTCCCACACCGTGAAATATTTTCTTGCCCGCTACAATTTGCCTTATCGCTGGCTCGACATTGAAACAAAAGATCGCGACACCGAAGTGCGAAGTCTAGTCGATGTGCTGGATGAGATAGAATTGCAGAAGCTTCCGCTTGTTCTTTTTCCTGATGGTTCGAAACTCTGTGCGCCATCTCCAGGTGAAATTGCAGACCGGATAGGATTACTGACACGTGCTGAGACCGATTTTTACGATCTGGTGATTATTGGTGGTGGACCTTCCGGTCTGGCTGCGGCTGTGTATGGAGCATCAGAAGGACTCCGCACGGTGATGATTGAACGGGAAGCTCCGGGTGGCCAGGCCGCGCTGAGCTCGCGCATAGAAAATTATCTCGGATTTCCCGCGGGACTAACGGGCGCAGATCTAACGCGCCGGGCCGTCATGCAGGCGCGCCGTTTTGGAGTCGAAATTCTTGCCCCAATGGAAGCCTCACGGGTGCGGGTCGAAGGTCCATACAAAATCGTTGAACTCGCTAACGGAACTGAAGTTCGATGTCATGTGATTTTGATAGCGACCGGTGTGCGATGGCGAAAATTGGATGTGCCCGGCATGGACCGCCTCAGCGGAGCGGGAATTTATTACGGCGCAGCGATGACCGAAGCAATTGAGTGCCGCGGCCAAACGGTCTATCTGGTGGGAGGAGCCAATTCAGCAGGTCAGGCTGCGGTCCACTTTGCGGGATTTGCCGAGCGCGTCGTGATGCTGGTTCGCGGAGATACATTGAAAAACAGCATGTCGCAATATTTGATCGATCGAATCCGAGAGACTCCGAATATTTCCGTCGAATACAATTCGCGCGTCGTTGAAGTCCATGGAACTGACCATCTGGAGGCAATCTCCATTCATTGCACAACAAGCGGACAAACGGAAACCGTTCCCGCCAACTATCTCTTCATATTTATAGGAGCGACACCTCACGCGCATTGTGTTGAGGGAATCGTTGAAAGCGACGAACGCGGATTCATTCTGTCCGGCCCCGATTTGCTACGCGATGGCCAGCGTCCGAAAGGATGGCAACTGGACCGCGATCCCGTTTTGCTCGAAACGAGCGTCCCGGGAATTTTTGTGGTGGGAGATGTCCGGCACGGTTCCGTAAAACGTGTCGCCTCCGGAGTCGGTGAAGGATCGATCGCAATACAATTGATCCATCAATATCTCAGCAAGGTTTAAAAGATGTCAGATACGAATCGAATTTTGGAAGAACTTCAAATGGTTCCTGCGATTGCAGATCTTCCTGAAGATCAACTGATCTGGCTCGCGAGAAATCTAAAAGAAGTAACTTTTGCTGCCGGTGAAATTGTCGCTCAGGAAGGTGGACCTGCTGACACGTTCAGTATTTTGCTGGGAGGAGAATTCCACTTTCGCCGGGAGTCTGACTCACAGGATACACGCGTTTACATTTCAAAACCCGGCGACATCGTGGGGAAACTTCCCTATTCCCGGCTGACGCAATGGCCCGGAACTTTTCGCGCCCTCACGCCAGGAAGACTGCTTTCGGGAAGCACGGATCTGTTTCCCGAAATGACGCGTGTTGCGCCCCAGCTAGTGCAGCGCCTGGTCAGCATCATGAGTGACCGCATTCGGTCAACAACAAAAGAGGACCAGCAAAGAGATCGAATGGCCGCTCTAGGAAAACTATCCGCCGGGCTGGCTCATGAGTTGAACAATCCTGCCGCCTCTGCAAAACGCGCGGCTCTCGCTCTCAGCGAAGCGCAAGATGCTTTGCGTGATGCAACCTCCCGTCTCGACAACCGCGAACTGACGCCCGAACAGCGAAAGGCGATTTCCCATTTCGAACGCCAGGCACTGCAGCACATACAAGCTCCCGTTCTTCTGGATTCGCTCACTCAAAGCGAGCAGGAAGAGGAAATCACGTCCTGGCTGAAGAAAAATGCCGTTAGAGAGCCCTGGAAACTGGCTCCGGTTCTGGCGGAAGCCACTCTTGATATTCCCTGGCTCGAAGCGCTCCATCAAAAAGTAGGACAGGAAGCGTTAACGGATGGGCTCTCACGAATTGTTTCGCAGGTGCTCGCAAAAAAACTGACGAAAGAAATTGAATCCAGCACCGGACGCATTTCGGAACTGGTGAAAGCAATTAAAGAATATTCCTACATGGACCAGGCGCCGATTCAAGAAATCGACGTGCATCATGGGATCGATAACACACTCGTTATGCTGCGATACAAGTTAAAGCATGGAATCGAAGTCGAGCGAATCTTTGATCCGAACCTTCCTCGTATTTGCGCCTACGGAAGTGAACTCAATCAGGTTTGGACGAATTTGATCGACAACGCGGCAGATGCAATGAAACAGGGAGGGAAGCTCACAATCCGAACCCTGCTAGATAGCGATTGTGTGCTGATCGATATCGCCGATACCGGCGCCGGAATCCCTGATGAGATTCAACACAAGATTTTCGAACCGTTTTTCACCACAAAAAAAATGGGAGAAGGAATGGGACTCGGCCTGGATAGCGTTTGGAGAATCGTTCAAAAACATCACGGCAGCATTCGGGTAGAATCCAGACCGGGCGATACGCGTTTCCAGATCCGCCTTCCGTTAAAACAACCCACGACTTAGTGTCCCTTCCCATAAATATGATGACATATGGCGCGGACGGCAAGTTCAACTCGTCCGCGCCTGAACATTTTTATCTGTTTTGAATTCCTTAAGGACAGCCCACTGTCTCTATCACTCCAATTCCTTCAACCATTTCTCCCGTTAACGTCCTGGCAGAAAAAAGTACTGAAGTATCTCCGCAAACAATTCCTATATCCCGAAACCGGAAAAATAACAAAAGATCCGTATCGCCGTCCGGCTCAATGTCTCCACCAAATCCATTGATCAAAGTTGTCGCATTGCCAAGTTGAACTGTTGTGGGATCAATGGAAAGAGCATCGAAATTGGTATCTGTCACAATCGCTATGCGAATCAGTCCTGAACGTAAATTGACGTTAATCTTTTTAGGATTGACCAGAATTCCGGCGGTTACGGGATTCGGATTTCCTCCCGTGGTTTCAATCTCGATGTTGTCATAAACACTTTCTCCCCCGATCAATGTAATTCTGCGAATCGCTCCTAGCGCCGGTGGATGCTCATTCGGATCTTGCGGATTTATCTTATCGCTTTCGGTAGTATCGAAGACTTCAGCCACCTGCCAGTTGATGTTCCCGGCGTTGAAGTCCAGGGTCCTGCGAAGAGGCGTCACGCCGTCAGAGGCAGGTTCGCTCCTAGAAATACAACTCTGCAGTGGCCGAAAGCGCTCAGGACGCCGACTCTTGCGTGTTGAATTTGCTGGCCCGCACCCAACGCAAAGGTAATATCGTTGAGGCCGTTGAATATTTCGATCGCATCGGGTGGATCCGGAGGGAAAAGTGGAGCGTTGATAAAAGCGAAGCTTCCTGAAATGGAATGCACGAATACAGAGCTGGCAAAACCAGGCTGACCTGGATTTGTATCAGAAGTAAAATCTTCCTGATAATATTCTGCGATAGCAGAACTCGTAATGAATAAGAACACCAAAAAAAATAGAATGTTTCTCAGCATTTGATGGTTCTCCTTTGCGAGGTCAGTTGCGCACTGCCTCAGCTGTTATTAGCGGGAAGCAGCAGGAGAAACTGTCAGGCGTGATTTCAGGTTTCAGTTCATTTTTCTTTCTTGTGCCGCAGTGAAGTAGAATCCTACGAATGCCTGATTTGGTAGCGCCAACAAGAATCTCGGCCTTTAAAGTATTCTTCGGGGTCGCCTTCTTCGTTCTCATCCTGTGCGGGTTCAGCGGCTGTGTCAGTAAGATCACTCACCTGGATCGGGATCGAGGCGCGCCGGGAGAAGAATTCACGATTTACGGCACGGGACTGAAAGATAATGAAGCGCTGCCTCCAATTCCTCCCGTCCTAAAACGGTGCAATGAGTTTTCATTAGTAGTTCTGGATTTACAAGAAGATCACATTCGAGTGCGCATTCCGCCTAACGTCCCCGCAGGCGTCTACCAGGTATATGCCTATGGAATCCCTACAGGAGCCTACCAGCGGGGAAAGACAAATTCGTTAAGCTTCTGGGTTACAGCTGCGCCGGTGTCGTATAACATCGCAGATAAATATGAAGTACAGGTGAAGAGTTTTCGCAGCCGCTACGGAAAGAACGCACAATGGGAGGCCTGGATGTTAGCGAATCGATCGCGGTACCAGAGCGTTCTTGATACAGCTTTAGCTGTGCCTTGTCCTATTACAATCGCAGTGAGATATGCAACTCTTCCGCCGGTCCAGTACATCCCCCCATGGACAAGTGAGACGATCCATATGATCGCGTTAAACCGGTTGACTGACCTTCATTTTCCAGGCTACCGATTTGATTTCAGGTTCGGCATCAAACGTTCTGGCGCATATGCGGAAACAATACTGGGCTTTCCGGGTAATTCCGATGCCGACCCAAACACACGAACGTTGCGGCTGCATTACGAAACAATCGTTGGACATGAATTCGGACACATTCTGAATGTTCTTCACCACTATGAGGGGGATTCTCTGGGTGGCTCGGGGTTTCACTTTCCTCCGGGCGAAACACTCTGCATCATGGACCGCAACGATAACCAATATTGTTCCGCGTGTCGCACGGCTCTAAACTTGCCGCCGGATGTCGATAACTACAGCGCCATCATCGATGCCATGAACATTTTTCCCAACTACCCTCCCGGCTGGTAGTGGCAAGTAGCGCGGGCGTCTCGCCGGCGTAAACTGCGCAGACGGGGACGTCCGCGCTACTTAATACCGGCAACCGGCTTTTTTCCTTTTCGAAATCTGCTGCAAAAGGCCTAAAAGTAGAAACGGAATATCCTCACTTCTTTCGCGAAGCGGAGGTATGACAATTTTCTACAGCTGAAATGCGATGATATAGATCTTCCCTCAGTCTTCCGCTGCGAATCAGGTCCTGGGATCTTCATTATTTGCTGTGATCAAGCGAAAATCCACCGGAATAGAACGATGTTCCCCCACCCGTGTGACCATTTTCTCTTCAATTGCGCGCAAGATTTTCGGCTGTAACGCGATCGGGAACGAACCCAGCTCATCCAGGAAAAGAGTTCCATGATGTGCCATTTCTATTTGGCCAGTTCTCACCACAACATCTGTAGCAACCTTTTGTCCGATTCCAAATAACTCTGCTTCAAAGAGTTCAGAAGGAATGGCAGCGCAATTAACAGCGACAAACGGACCTGGGGAACGATCACAGCAATGCAAGGAAATCGATGTCCAACAGTCGGCTTGCTGCAACGCAT
Proteins encoded in this window:
- a CDS encoding SET domain-containing protein-lysine N-methyltransferase, with the translated sequence MTQFTPETSRKKQSDSHFIKFAGRGENEIKVYTIEQFMAATGIVYLWELEFQDEKVAERIRMQCSHALETGSIGTDSRWLGALHAKEIESHYIADVSIRWIDETIGYGLFAEKDIAAWEYIGEYTGLVRKLNLIFGNINEYCFGYPTSAFSYRKHVIDALNQGNEIRYANHSESPNSESMGVLFDNILHIIVRAIKDIPASTEIVYDYTGSYRLFKRMRAYFLNSLKPRLRARLHLPS
- a CDS encoding enoyl-CoA hydratase/isomerase family protein, with the translated sequence MIISNMIHSEDRGAVRVLRMEHGKVQAFDLELLSDLIEAFQQAETSSTKALVLTGTGKTFSAGVDLFRVLEGGRLYLETFLPKLDEMLERVFLFPKPVVCAINGHAIAGGCVLSSACDYRMMSSEGGQIGVPELLVGLPFPLLPFEIVRFSMAPQHVQRVIYTGKTYSPIEALQVGLLDEVTGSESLLQNACEVAAQFGAIPSVSFRIVKEQLRKPVLDGVAQYSNDARLLEGWSNPEIHGVIRQYLNRTIKNKT
- a CDS encoding FAD-dependent oxidoreductase; protein product: MAKPTLLTVDDDPEVLRSVERDLKRHYSADFRVLRAESGSAALEILKRVKERNDTVALFLVDQRMPQMDGVSFLAEAVKIFPDAKRALLTAYADTDAAIAAINRVHIHQYLLKPWDPPEENFYPILDDLIEDWHANYRPPFQGIRVLGNRWSPHSHTVKYFLARYNLPYRWLDIETKDRDTEVRSLVDVLDEIELQKLPLVLFPDGSKLCAPSPGEIADRIGLLTRAETDFYDLVIIGGGPSGLAAAVYGASEGLRTVMIEREAPGGQAALSSRIENYLGFPAGLTGADLTRRAVMQARRFGVEILAPMEASRVRVEGPYKIVELANGTEVRCHVILIATGVRWRKLDVPGMDRLSGAGIYYGAAMTEAIECRGQTVYLVGGANSAGQAAVHFAGFAERVVMLVRGDTLKNSMSQYLIDRIRETPNISVEYNSRVVEVHGTDHLEAISIHCTTSGQTETVPANYLFIFIGATPHAHCVEGIVESDERGFILSGPDLLRDGQRPKGWQLDRDPVLLETSVPGIFVVGDVRHGSVKRVASGVGEGSIAIQLIHQYLSKV
- a CDS encoding ATP-binding protein, which translates into the protein MSDTNRILEELQMVPAIADLPEDQLIWLARNLKEVTFAAGEIVAQEGGPADTFSILLGGEFHFRRESDSQDTRVYISKPGDIVGKLPYSRLTQWPGTFRALTPGRLLSGSTDLFPEMTRVAPQLVQRLVSIMSDRIRSTTKEDQQRDRMAALGKLSAGLAHELNNPAASAKRAALALSEAQDALRDATSRLDNRELTPEQRKAISHFERQALQHIQAPVLLDSLTQSEQEEEITSWLKKNAVREPWKLAPVLAEATLDIPWLEALHQKVGQEALTDGLSRIVSQVLAKKLTKEIESSTGRISELVKAIKEYSYMDQAPIQEIDVHHGIDNTLVMLRYKLKHGIEVERIFDPNLPRICAYGSELNQVWTNLIDNAADAMKQGGKLTIRTLLDSDCVLIDIADTGAGIPDEIQHKIFEPFFTTKKMGEGMGLGLDSVWRIVQKHHGSIRVESRPGDTRFQIRLPLKQPTT
- a CDS encoding sigma-54 factor interaction domain-containing protein, which encodes MHCCDRSPGPFVAVNCAAIPSELFEAELFGIGQKVATDVVVRTGQIEMAHHGTLFLDELGSFPIALQPKILRAIEEKMVTRVGEHRSIPVDFRLITANNEDPRT